The following proteins come from a genomic window of Patescibacteria group bacterium:
- a CDS encoding glycosyltransferase, translating into MKKLSLSIVIPAYNREGVVEEVIDSLFSQSLDKERYEIIVIDDASTDNTYKIFKELESKYPIRLFRNNRNKGPAAARNFGVKQAQGSVILFLDVDIIAVPKLLEKHYDWHQKHPGKEIALVGKTSWHADLEVTPFMRWLERGGPMVDFTGLEHDMETNFLNFYTGNVSLKKAFFLENGGFDETFSAGGSLAYEDTKLGLRLQKAGMRLFYSEEALGYHKDFKMLENVCARRHVYGKAIAKFREKHPEIENYFRDDLKYKLTKPLVNRLTMKLLDPLAKYLETRLYCPPIFWLVCRYYYNQGMTNF; encoded by the coding sequence ATGAAAAAACTAAGCCTTAGTATAGTAATTCCTGCCTATAATCGCGAAGGTGTTGTGGAGGAAGTTATAGATTCTCTTTTCAGTCAAAGCTTAGACAAAGAGCGCTACGAGATAATTGTTATTGATGATGCTTCTACGGACAATACATATAAAATTTTCAAAGAGCTTGAGAGTAAGTATCCAATTAGGCTTTTTCGAAACAATCGTAACAAAGGCCCCGCCGCTGCCCGTAATTTTGGGGTCAAGCAGGCCCAGGGCAGTGTAATTTTGTTTTTAGATGTGGATATCATTGCTGTGCCAAAGCTGTTAGAAAAGCACTATGATTGGCATCAAAAGCACCCTGGGAAAGAAATTGCTCTGGTGGGTAAAACTTCATGGCACGCGGACTTGGAGGTGACGCCCTTTATGCGTTGGTTGGAACGCGGTGGGCCCATGGTTGATTTTACCGGTTTGGAACATGATATGGAAACTAACTTTCTAAATTTTTATACAGGTAATGTTTCGCTGAAAAAGGCGTTCTTTCTTGAAAACGGTGGCTTCGACGAAACCTTTTCGGCGGGCGGATCACTTGCATATGAAGATACAAAACTGGGCTTAAGGCTCCAGAAAGCTGGCATGCGCCTATTTTATAGTGAAGAAGCACTTGGATACCACAAAGACTTTAAGATGTTAGAAAACGTCTGTGCGCGCCGGCATGTGTACGGAAAGGCAATTGCCAAATTTAGAGAAAAACATCCCGAAATAGAAAATTATTTCCGTGACGATTTGAAATATAAATTGACAAAGCCTCTTGTTAATAGATTAACTATGAAATTGCTGGACCCTCTGGCAAAATATCTGGAAACACGACTATATTGCCCCCCAATATTCTGGCTTGTCTGCCGTTATTATTATAACCAAGGCATGACCAATTTCTAA
- a CDS encoding flippase: protein MSTRRVVAKNTAMQVVGKIITAFSTLAVTMLVTRRFGPEGFGQFMIMTTFPALFWIMVQFGFNEIVVREIKKREEKTQVLFSNLLVLRLILAVFFTAVALFTLFAVLPYDADVKLGATLNLVTLFVMSFYSTAQVLFQAKLAYNLQLISQVIGSLGGLAFSIAMIFLGKPVLWVALGSLIGYSTMAFSASLLVSRFVSFKKLEWCPARAKKLFKMALPVGLALIFNIFDFKIDSLMLSALPLKTTVSNNSAVGFYSSAFKIFEVILTLPFFFMNSVYPFMVEKVNEGEKLFPVLGKSVSFLLAVSILGVVVGIPLAPHLIYFVAGSGFGASVKVLRTLLYSLPVFFLTSLLSRTVLVLEKQKVLPWIYGAATVLNIVLNMIYIPRYTYTAAAVITGVTEVFVLVLLVVALRKSLLVSCSSEL from the coding sequence ATGTCTACTCGCCGAGTTGTTGCTAAAAACACCGCAATGCAGGTGGTTGGCAAAATTATTACTGCATTTTCAACGCTTGCGGTTACTATGTTAGTGACGCGTAGGTTTGGCCCTGAAGGTTTTGGCCAATTCATGATTATGACTACCTTCCCCGCGTTGTTTTGGATTATGGTTCAGTTTGGGTTTAATGAAATTGTTGTGCGAGAGATTAAGAAGAGAGAAGAAAAGACTCAAGTTCTTTTTTCCAATTTACTCGTCCTTCGGTTGATTCTTGCGGTTTTTTTCACAGCAGTTGCGCTTTTTACTCTTTTTGCAGTTCTTCCTTATGATGCGGACGTAAAACTTGGTGCTACCTTAAACTTGGTCACACTGTTTGTGATGAGCTTTTATTCTACGGCTCAAGTTCTCTTCCAAGCTAAACTTGCTTATAATTTACAGCTGATATCGCAAGTCATAGGCTCTTTGGGGGGCTTGGCATTTTCAATTGCAATGATTTTTTTGGGCAAGCCGGTTCTTTGGGTCGCCCTTGGTTCCTTGATTGGTTACAGTACAATGGCTTTTTCTGCTTCCCTTTTGGTTTCCCGGTTTGTTAGCTTCAAGAAGCTAGAGTGGTGCCCCGCTAGAGCTAAGAAGCTGTTTAAAATGGCTCTCCCCGTTGGTTTAGCCCTGATTTTTAATATTTTTGACTTTAAGATTGATAGTTTAATGCTTTCGGCCTTACCTTTGAAAACAACTGTTTCTAATAATTCTGCGGTTGGTTTTTACAGCTCTGCTTTCAAAATATTTGAAGTTATTTTGACTTTGCCTTTCTTTTTTATGAATTCTGTTTATCCTTTTATGGTGGAAAAGGTAAACGAGGGGGAAAAGCTTTTCCCTGTACTTGGGAAGTCAGTTAGTTTTTTGTTGGCAGTTTCTATTTTAGGAGTGGTTGTGGGAATTCCTTTAGCGCCACATCTAATTTATTTTGTTGCGGGGTCGGGTTTTGGAGCTTCGGTTAAAGTTTTAAGAACACTTCTTTATTCACTTCCTGTGTTTTTTCTCACTTCACTTCTTAGCCGTACTGTTTTGGTGTTGGAAAAGCAAAAAGTACTGCCTTGGATCTACGGCGCGGCTACGGTTCTAAATATTGTTTTAAATATGATTTATATCCCCCGCTATACTTATACGGCAGCAGCAGTGATTACTGGCGTAACGGAAGTCTTTGTTTTGGTATTGCTGGTAGTTGCTTTGAGGAAATCGCTTTTAGTGTCTTGTAGTAGCGAACTTTAG